In a single window of the Flavivirga spongiicola genome:
- the gltB gene encoding glutamate synthase large subunit, with amino-acid sequence MLKKQGLYLPEFEHENCGAGFICNLNGDKTNQIIHDALEILVKLEHRGGVSADGKTGDGAGLLIDIPHDYFKRVCNFNIPAQREYAVGMVFLPKALNQYQFCKDTFENEIKAQGLSILGWREVPVDSRQLGQIALASEPNIEQLFVGKTDPISEADFKAKLYAARKITEHTIRNSKISESSYFYVPSLSTTTLIYKGIIMPEDIGPYYTDLQQQDLVTRLALVHQRFSTNTMPTWELAQPFRFMCQNGEINTLRGNVSRMRVREEIMKSDVFGPQIDKLFPIILPGKSDSASMDMVVELLTHTERSLPEIMMMMIPEAWEKHKTMSKERKAFYEYNGCLMEPWDGPASVPFTDGDYIGALLDRNGLRPSRYTVTKSGKLIMSSEIGVVEIDPEDVERHGRLEPGKMFLVDMNKGRIIEDEEIKSKIVSERPYKEWLDKTRLHLKDVPYTSETCPIETIDIKTRQRLFNYTFEDIQEVITPMAVVGKEALGSMGIDTPLAVLSDRPQLISNYFKQLFAQVTNPPLDGIREEIVTDISLNLGKDRNIFSITERQCRKLRIQNPVISNADLEKIRSISIESFKAETIEILYPKNQGLNGLEDALENIIVQVTKALERGTNIIILSDRGVNQEFAPIPSLLACSYVNHQMNRLRKRSYFDIIIESAEPREPHHFATLFGYGASAVNPYMVNEIIRMQVKEGFITGMDEQKAVDNFNKAIGKGILKIMNKIGISTLHSYRGSQIFEIVGFNSQFVEKYFPYTASRIEGIGLYEIEREINQRYKLAYPDNLIDKRLGLNIGGDYRWRRNGERHLFNPTTVAKLQQAVRLSDQASYDVYSKAINEQSENLMTIRGLFEFDNLNPIPLEEVEPWTEIVKRFKTGAMSYGSISREAHENLAIAMNRIGGKSNSGEGGEDRKRFQKDINGDSRNSAIKQVASGRFGVTSHYLTNAKEIQIKMAQGAKPGEGGQLPGEKVLPWIAAARNSTPFVGLISPPPHHDIYSIEDLAQLIFDLKNANREARVNVKLVSEVGVGTIAAGVSKAKADVVLISGYDGGTGASPLTSLKHAGLPWELGLAEAQQTLVLNKLRSRIVVECDGQLKTGRDVAIAALLGAEEFGFATAPLVASGCIMMRKCHLNTCPVGIATQDKELRKNFKGTPEHVINFFYYIAEELRGIMAQLGFRTLGEMVGQTHKINANKAIKHYKAKGLDLSSILHRPEVYKQLTVKNTEQQDHNLDNVIDFEILKDSHRAIYRKEKTNLNYPINNTNRSVGAIVSNEISKIYGHLGLPEDTLNINFTGSAGQSLGAFGAHGLSFTVEGNTNDYLGKGLSGAKLIIKKPAKADFLAENNVIVGNVCLFGAVEGEAYINGIAGERFAVRNSGAKAVVEGVGDHCCEYMTGGKVIVLGHTGRNFAAGMSGGIAYVYDPENKFVNGLCNTETIEFEDISNEDAAELKASIEKHILYTDSNRGKDLLADWNTSLGNFVKVMPIEYKRALKRLETEEQMVEELTTA; translated from the coding sequence ATGCTGAAGAAACAAGGACTGTATTTACCCGAATTTGAACACGAAAACTGTGGAGCCGGTTTTATTTGTAATCTTAATGGAGATAAAACAAATCAAATCATTCATGATGCTTTAGAAATTCTCGTAAAGCTAGAACACCGTGGTGGTGTAAGTGCTGATGGAAAAACTGGTGATGGTGCTGGCTTATTAATTGATATCCCTCATGATTATTTCAAAAGAGTTTGTAATTTTAATATCCCGGCACAAAGAGAATATGCTGTTGGGATGGTATTCTTACCAAAAGCATTAAACCAATACCAATTCTGTAAAGACACATTCGAAAATGAAATAAAAGCACAAGGTCTTTCGATCTTAGGCTGGAGAGAAGTGCCTGTTGACTCTAGGCAATTAGGCCAAATAGCTTTAGCTTCAGAACCTAATATTGAACAACTTTTTGTTGGCAAAACCGACCCTATTAGTGAAGCCGATTTTAAAGCTAAATTATATGCCGCACGTAAAATTACGGAGCACACTATTAGAAATTCGAAAATTTCTGAAAGCAGCTATTTTTATGTGCCAAGCCTATCTACTACTACCTTAATATATAAAGGTATTATAATGCCTGAAGATATTGGCCCTTATTATACCGATTTACAACAACAGGATTTAGTAACACGTTTAGCATTAGTACATCAACGTTTCTCTACCAATACGATGCCTACCTGGGAATTAGCACAACCATTCCGTTTTATGTGTCAGAACGGAGAGATTAATACACTTCGTGGTAATGTTAGTAGAATGCGTGTTCGTGAGGAAATCATGAAAAGTGATGTTTTCGGACCTCAAATAGACAAATTATTCCCGATCATATTACCAGGTAAGTCAGATTCCGCTTCTATGGATATGGTGGTTGAGTTATTAACTCACACAGAGAGATCATTACCAGAAATTATGATGATGATGATTCCTGAAGCATGGGAAAAACACAAGACCATGTCTAAGGAAAGAAAAGCATTTTATGAGTATAATGGTTGCCTGATGGAACCATGGGATGGCCCTGCATCTGTACCCTTTACAGATGGTGATTACATTGGTGCTTTATTAGATAGAAATGGGTTAAGACCTTCCAGATACACCGTTACCAAAAGTGGCAAATTAATTATGTCATCTGAAATTGGTGTTGTAGAAATAGACCCTGAAGATGTAGAAAGACATGGTAGATTAGAGCCTGGAAAAATGTTCTTGGTAGACATGAACAAAGGGCGCATTATTGAAGATGAAGAAATTAAAAGTAAAATTGTTTCAGAAAGACCATATAAAGAATGGTTAGACAAAACGAGATTACACTTAAAAGACGTTCCTTATACAAGCGAAACGTGCCCGATTGAAACGATTGATATAAAAACAAGACAGCGTTTATTCAATTATACATTTGAAGATATTCAAGAGGTTATTACGCCTATGGCTGTTGTAGGAAAAGAAGCTTTAGGATCTATGGGAATTGATACCCCTTTAGCCGTTTTATCTGATAGGCCTCAACTCATTTCAAATTACTTTAAACAATTATTTGCTCAAGTTACCAATCCACCATTAGATGGTATTCGAGAAGAGATTGTAACCGATATTAGTTTAAATTTAGGTAAAGACCGAAATATTTTTAGTATCACAGAAAGACAGTGTAGAAAACTTAGAATTCAAAACCCTGTTATTTCTAATGCTGATTTAGAAAAAATAAGAAGTATTTCTATTGAAAGCTTTAAAGCCGAAACTATTGAGATTTTATACCCTAAAAATCAAGGTCTCAATGGTCTTGAAGATGCTTTAGAAAATATCATTGTACAAGTGACTAAAGCTTTAGAAAGAGGCACTAATATCATCATATTATCTGATAGAGGTGTCAATCAGGAATTCGCACCTATTCCTTCTTTATTAGCATGTTCTTATGTAAATCATCAAATGAACCGCTTACGCAAGCGCTCTTATTTTGATATTATTATTGAGTCTGCAGAACCTCGTGAACCTCATCATTTTGCTACCTTGTTTGGTTATGGTGCCAGTGCCGTAAATCCATATATGGTAAACGAAATTATCAGAATGCAAGTAAAAGAAGGTTTTATAACCGGAATGGACGAGCAAAAAGCAGTTGATAATTTCAATAAAGCGATTGGAAAAGGGATTTTAAAAATTATGAACAAAATAGGAATCTCTACGTTACATTCTTATAGAGGTTCTCAAATTTTCGAAATTGTTGGATTCAACTCTCAATTTGTTGAAAAATATTTCCCTTATACGGCTTCTAGAATAGAAGGTATTGGTTTATATGAAATCGAAAGAGAAATAAACCAACGTTATAAACTAGCTTATCCAGATAACTTAATTGATAAGCGCTTAGGGTTAAATATTGGAGGAGATTATAGATGGAGACGTAATGGTGAAAGACATCTATTTAATCCAACTACAGTTGCTAAATTACAACAAGCTGTTAGGCTAAGTGATCAAGCAAGTTACGATGTGTACTCAAAAGCGATCAACGAACAATCAGAAAACTTAATGACCATTCGTGGACTATTTGAGTTTGACAATTTAAATCCTATCCCACTAGAAGAAGTGGAACCTTGGACCGAGATTGTAAAGCGTTTTAAAACTGGCGCCATGTCTTACGGATCAATCTCCAGAGAAGCACATGAAAATTTAGCCATTGCTATGAACCGTATTGGCGGTAAATCAAATTCCGGTGAAGGTGGAGAAGATAGAAAACGTTTTCAAAAAGATATAAACGGCGATAGCCGTAACTCAGCAATAAAACAAGTGGCATCAGGGCGTTTTGGAGTGACTTCACATTATTTAACTAATGCGAAAGAAATTCAAATTAAAATGGCTCAGGGTGCAAAACCAGGAGAAGGTGGGCAACTACCTGGTGAAAAAGTATTGCCATGGATTGCTGCAGCAAGAAACTCGACTCCTTTCGTAGGTTTGATTTCGCCACCACCTCATCACGATATTTATTCTATTGAAGATTTAGCTCAATTAATTTTCGATTTAAAAAATGCCAACCGTGAAGCTAGAGTTAATGTAAAATTGGTTTCAGAAGTTGGGGTAGGTACTATTGCTGCCGGAGTTTCAAAAGCCAAAGCCGATGTGGTTTTAATTTCAGGTTATGATGGTGGTACAGGAGCTTCGCCATTAACATCATTAAAACATGCCGGATTGCCATGGGAACTTGGCTTAGCGGAAGCACAGCAGACCTTGGTTTTAAATAAATTAAGAAGTAGAATTGTCGTAGAATGTGACGGCCAATTAAAAACAGGTCGAGATGTAGCCATTGCTGCCTTGCTAGGTGCCGAGGAATTTGGATTTGCAACGGCCCCACTAGTAGCCTCTGGCTGTATTATGATGCGAAAATGCCATTTAAACACTTGCCCGGTAGGTATTGCAACTCAAGATAAAGAGTTACGTAAAAACTTTAAAGGCACACCAGAGCACGTTATTAATTTCTTTTATTATATAGCTGAAGAATTAAGAGGTATTATGGCACAGTTAGGGTTTAGAACTCTGGGCGAAATGGTAGGACAAACACATAAGATAAATGCCAACAAGGCCATCAAACATTATAAGGCAAAAGGTTTAGACTTATCTAGTATTTTACACAGGCCTGAAGTTTATAAACAACTAACGGTTAAAAATACCGAGCAACAAGATCATAATTTAGACAATGTTATTGATTTTGAAATACTAAAAGACTCTCATAGAGCTATTTACAGGAAAGAAAAAACAAACTTAAATTATCCTATAAATAACACCAATCGTTCAGTAGGAGCTATAGTAAGTAATGAGATTTCTAAAATATACGGACACCTAGGCCTACCTGAAGACACCTTAAACATTAACTTTACAGGATCTGCCGGACAAAGCCTTGGAGCTTTTGGAGCACATGGATTGTCCTTTACCGTGGAAGGGAACACCAATGATTATTTAGGTAAAGGTTTATCTGGTGCTAAATTAATTATCAAAAAACCTGCTAAGGCTGATTTCTTAGCGGAAAACAATGTTATTGTTGGTAACGTTTGTCTATTTGGAGCTGTTGAAGGCGAAGCTTATATCAATGGAATTGCCGGTGAACGTTTCGCTGTACGTAACTCAGGTGCTAAAGCAGTTGTTGAAGGTGTTGGAGATCACTGTTGTGAATATATGACAGGTGGAAAGGTGATCGTATTAGGTCATACAGGAAGAAACTTTGCGGCAGGAATGAGTGGAGGTATTGCCTATGTTTATGATCCTGAGAATAAGTTTGTAAATGGATTATGTAATACAGAGACCATTGAATTCGAAGATATTTCTAATGAAGATGCAGCAGAACTTAAAGCATCTATTGAGAAACACATACTTTATACAGATAGTAATCGAGGTAAAGATTTATTGGCAGACTGGAATACCAGCTTAGGCAATTTTGTAAAAGTCATGCCAATCGAATATAAGCGTGCCTTAAAACGTTTAGAGACTGAAGAACAAATGGTAGAAGAACTAACAACAGCATAG
- a CDS encoding ammonium transporter yields MELFTANNVWMMICTALVFFMHTGFAFLEIGLTRQKNTINILFKNIFIITVGLLLYYLIGFNLMYPGEFNGYIGSLVPGISPPENGMTPEYADGGYTWWTDFLFQGMFAATAATIVSGAVAERMKIGPFMIFTVIYVGLVYPIAGSWKWGGGFLDELGFYDFAGSTLVHSVGGWAALVAVWLLGSRIGKFKDGKPQAIPGHNIPLATAGVLVLWLGWFGFNGGSVLSADPELTSLTLVTTCLAAAAGGVVAALVSFLRYKNLDLTMFLNGILGGLVGITAGADVMTPESAILIGAVAGALIVFAVSCIDRLRLDDPVGAIAVHLICGVWGTLAVGLFSTNPEHTFVAQLIGVVCYAVFCLVTSFLIIFTLKKTVGIRVSEREELEGLDNHEHGMSAYSDFRMNEH; encoded by the coding sequence ATGGAATTATTTACAGCAAATAATGTATGGATGATGATCTGTACAGCACTGGTTTTCTTTATGCACACGGGTTTTGCATTTTTAGAAATAGGATTGACCAGACAAAAAAACACAATCAATATTTTATTCAAAAACATTTTTATTATTACAGTTGGTCTTCTATTATACTATTTAATTGGGTTTAATTTAATGTATCCGGGAGAGTTTAATGGATACATAGGATCATTAGTTCCTGGTATTTCGCCACCTGAGAATGGGATGACTCCAGAATATGCAGATGGAGGCTATACATGGTGGACAGACTTTTTATTTCAAGGGATGTTTGCTGCAACTGCTGCAACTATCGTTTCTGGTGCTGTCGCTGAGCGTATGAAAATTGGACCATTTATGATCTTCACAGTAATATATGTAGGTTTGGTTTATCCAATTGCAGGATCATGGAAATGGGGTGGTGGATTCTTAGATGAATTAGGGTTTTATGATTTCGCTGGTTCTACTTTGGTACATTCTGTAGGAGGATGGGCTGCTTTAGTCGCAGTTTGGTTATTGGGTTCTAGAATCGGTAAATTTAAAGATGGTAAACCACAAGCGATTCCAGGGCATAATATTCCTTTAGCAACTGCGGGTGTTTTAGTGCTTTGGTTAGGATGGTTTGGATTTAATGGTGGTTCTGTCCTTTCTGCAGACCCGGAATTAACGTCTTTAACATTAGTGACTACATGTTTAGCTGCCGCTGCAGGTGGTGTTGTTGCTGCTTTAGTGTCATTTTTAAGATATAAGAATTTAGATTTAACCATGTTCTTAAATGGTATTTTAGGAGGTTTAGTAGGTATTACTGCTGGAGCAGATGTCATGACTCCTGAGAGTGCTATTTTAATTGGCGCTGTTGCAGGTGCTCTAATTGTTTTTGCAGTAAGCTGTATTGATAGATTAAGGCTAGATGATCCCGTTGGAGCGATCGCTGTACACTTAATTTGTGGCGTTTGGGGTACGCTTGCTGTTGGTCTGTTTTCAACCAACCCTGAGCATACTTTTGTTGCTCAATTAATTGGTGTGGTTTGTTATGCCGTATTTTGTTTGGTAACATCGTTCCTTATTATATTTACGCTTAAGAAAACGGTTGGCATTAGAGTCTCTGAAAGAGAAGAGTTAGAAGGCTTAGATAACCATGAACATGGTATGAGTGCTTACTCCGATTTTAGAATGAATGAGCATTAA
- a CDS encoding outer membrane beta-barrel protein: protein MKKLMTLSMLFMVTVLFGQEEASEKKVSISGTVDAYYKTNLTSTDEAIFGNNADEFQSFGTSFADETGFALGMANIIASYKNEKTGFVADVAFGPRADAATGGFNLNQLFAYWNVSEGTTLTLGRFNTYLGYEVISPAANFNYSTSYLFSNGPFSHVGLKADFALSDDFSLMLAVMNATDVNSNTTGDYALGAQLGYAGQFLNFYYDSGVVLGFEIDYTGGFDLSDDFFLGINGAYADNDGNGFYGAALYPQLATSDDFSIGLRGEYFNWMIDGATDEPNVFALTLTGSYTLENLIIKPELRLDSNSEDVYFNSDLEPTKSLAAFTLAAIYSF, encoded by the coding sequence ATGAAAAAATTAATGACGCTTTCAATGCTTTTTATGGTTACGGTTTTATTTGGACAAGAAGAAGCTTCTGAGAAGAAAGTATCTATAAGCGGGACCGTTGATGCTTATTACAAAACAAATTTAACATCGACAGATGAAGCTATATTTGGAAATAATGCAGACGAATTTCAGTCTTTTGGAACTTCTTTTGCAGATGAGACTGGTTTTGCATTAGGTATGGCAAATATTATTGCCAGTTATAAAAACGAAAAAACAGGGTTTGTTGCAGATGTGGCTTTCGGACCTAGAGCAGATGCTGCTACTGGTGGATTTAATTTAAATCAATTGTTTGCATATTGGAATGTATCCGAAGGAACCACATTGACTTTAGGTAGATTTAATACGTATTTAGGATACGAGGTGATCTCACCTGCAGCAAATTTTAACTACAGCACGTCTTATTTATTCTCTAACGGGCCATTTTCTCATGTAGGTTTAAAAGCAGATTTTGCATTATCAGACGATTTTAGCCTCATGTTGGCTGTTATGAATGCAACAGATGTTAATAGTAATACTACAGGAGACTACGCTTTAGGGGCTCAATTAGGGTATGCAGGTCAGTTTTTAAATTTCTATTATGACTCTGGTGTCGTTCTTGGGTTTGAAATTGATTACACAGGTGGGTTTGATTTATCTGATGATTTCTTCTTAGGTATTAATGGTGCCTATGCAGATAATGACGGAAATGGATTTTATGGTGCTGCTTTATATCCACAATTGGCAACCTCTGATGATTTCTCAATTGGCTTAAGAGGGGAATATTTTAACTGGATGATTGATGGTGCAACAGACGAGCCAAATGTATTCGCCCTTACTCTAACGGGGAGTTATACACTAGAAAACTTAATAATAAAACCTGAATTACGCTTAGATAGTAATTCTGAAGACGTTTATTTTAATTCAGATTTAGAGCCAACAAAAAGCTTAGCTGCTTTTACATTGGCTGCTATATATTCTTTCTAA
- a CDS encoding P-II family nitrogen regulator produces MKKIEAIIRKSKYRVVKEALHDVGVNFFSYWDVTGLGNEKEGHVYRGVSYSTSDIQRRHLSIVVNDDFEEVTIQAILNSAGTGEVGDGKIFVSDIKECYRIRTGDKGGDTLK; encoded by the coding sequence ATGAAGAAAATAGAAGCAATTATTAGAAAATCAAAATATCGTGTTGTTAAAGAAGCGTTACACGATGTTGGCGTAAACTTTTTCTCTTACTGGGATGTTACTGGTTTAGGAAATGAAAAAGAAGGGCACGTATACAGAGGGGTGTCATATAGTACAAGTGATATTCAACGAAGACATTTATCCATTGTTGTAAATGATGATTTTGAAGAAGTAACTATTCAGGCAATTCTTAATTCAGCCGGAACAGGTGAAGTGGGAGACGGAAAAATATTTGTATCAGATATTAAAGAATGTTACAGAATAAGAACAGGGGATAAAGGTGGAGACACTTTAAAATAA